In Streptomyces sp. V4I8, one genomic interval encodes:
- a CDS encoding lipopolysaccharide biosynthesis protein, whose product MTEHTTGGQPEGEPDLLRDQFKQLLRYRLLIVLGVVLGLAGGGWIALASADSYVATSEVTVRSATADPFAPGTITPDKQVSIGSERQTAASNAVASRAAKDLGMRGHVTELQSGLQVTNPLNTLLLRFSYTASTPRMAAERANAFTKAYLDYREEQTRTLIDNMIKGYQKQLKPLVKQHKAQDSQSSLAGRISELNSSIAKLKALDITPGFVVRTATPPTSPSGPPLPLLLGLGACVGVAIGLLAAWVRLVFDPAVRSEGDLGRSLRAPVLGTLPRTRRRREDADTLPAKGRVAEEYRSVAFRLAYDHRFANRRRLLVVAPRGGIDTAAAVSVNLAAAFGEMGRETLLVEADLRTPGLAARLRDSDGTRLVWSTRIPQLSGGTWPTGERIVVEAGESGAFGFIPGARVHNAARALTSAPVTQLIATADARDSVVVVLAPAALSYADAIALADRVDGVLVVCNPRKVRRDDLSRIRELVTGAGGTVLGALLHDEDTPDARPSQSTRDREPGQSGQGEPAPRGRGGARGAAGEMREARPVQGTGGRLPGQVGQGEPVPRGHRGARRGVPGKGPEARPFQGALDQGGPVPRGRRGARRAAAGDMPAAPPAPGTGGGSDPGRPGRGEPDSRRRRGARDGARAEEEYIAPTEEDNPTATLALRRLDRANLPPRPDRS is encoded by the coding sequence ACAACGGGCGGACAGCCGGAAGGGGAGCCGGACTTACTGCGTGACCAGTTCAAACAGCTCCTGCGCTACCGGCTGCTGATCGTCCTCGGCGTGGTGCTGGGGCTGGCCGGCGGCGGCTGGATCGCGCTCGCGAGCGCCGACTCCTACGTGGCGACCAGCGAGGTGACTGTGCGGTCCGCCACCGCGGACCCGTTCGCGCCCGGCACCATCACTCCTGACAAACAAGTCAGCATCGGATCCGAGCGGCAGACCGCGGCCAGTAACGCCGTCGCCTCGCGGGCCGCCAAGGACCTGGGTATGCGGGGCCACGTCACGGAGCTTCAGTCCGGCCTTCAGGTCACCAACCCGCTGAACACGCTCTTGCTGCGCTTCTCCTACACCGCCTCCACGCCGCGCATGGCGGCCGAGCGCGCCAACGCCTTCACCAAGGCGTATCTGGACTACCGGGAGGAGCAGACGCGGACCCTGATCGACAACATGATCAAGGGCTACCAGAAGCAGTTGAAGCCCCTGGTGAAGCAGCACAAGGCGCAGGACAGCCAGTCCTCGCTCGCGGGCAGGATCTCCGAGCTCAACAGCAGCATCGCCAAGCTCAAGGCACTCGACATCACTCCCGGCTTCGTGGTGCGCACCGCCACGCCGCCGACTTCTCCGTCCGGTCCGCCACTGCCGCTGCTGCTGGGGCTCGGTGCCTGTGTCGGCGTCGCCATCGGACTGCTCGCGGCCTGGGTGCGGCTGGTCTTTGATCCCGCCGTGCGCTCCGAGGGCGACCTCGGGCGCTCTCTGCGCGCCCCGGTGCTTGGCACCCTGCCGCGCACCAGGCGCCGCAGGGAGGACGCGGACACCCTGCCGGCCAAGGGACGGGTGGCCGAGGAATACCGCTCGGTGGCCTTCCGGCTCGCCTACGACCACCGGTTCGCCAACCGGCGCAGGCTGCTGGTCGTCGCCCCGCGCGGCGGCATCGACACGGCGGCCGCCGTGTCCGTGAACCTGGCGGCGGCCTTCGGCGAGATGGGCCGCGAAACCCTGCTCGTGGAGGCCGACTTACGCACCCCGGGACTCGCGGCCCGGCTGCGCGATTCCGACGGCACGCGGCTGGTGTGGTCCACGCGGATCCCTCAGCTGAGCGGGGGCACCTGGCCAACGGGCGAGCGGATCGTGGTGGAGGCGGGGGAGTCCGGGGCCTTCGGCTTCATCCCCGGGGCCCGGGTGCACAACGCCGCTCGTGCGCTGACCTCCGCACCTGTCACCCAGCTGATCGCCACCGCGGACGCGCGGGACTCGGTCGTAGTAGTGCTCGCCCCGGCCGCCCTGTCGTACGCGGACGCGATCGCCCTGGCCGACCGTGTGGACGGCGTCCTTGTCGTGTGCAATCCCCGGAAGGTGCGCCGCGACGACCTGTCTCGCATCCGCGAACTCGTCACGGGAGCGGGCGGCACCGTACTGGGGGCCCTCCTCCACGACGAGGACACACCGGACGCCCGCCCGTCCCAGAGCACGAGAGACAGGGAGCCGGGTCAGTCAGGTCAGGGCGAGCCGGCTCCCAGGGGGCGTGGGGGTGCCCGAGGAGCGGCGGGGGAGATGCGGGAAGCCCGCCCTGTCCAGGGAACCGGTGGACGGCTCCCGGGCCAGGTCGGTCAGGGCGAGCCGGTCCCCCGGGGACACAGGGGTGCTCGGAGAGGCGTGCCGGGGAAGGGGCCGGAAGCGCGTCCTTTCCAGGGTGCCCTGGATCAGGGCGGCCCGGTTCCACGCGGGCGTAGGGGTGCGCGGAGAGCTGCGGCGGGGGACATGCCTGCAGCGCCACCTGCCCCGGGCACCGGAGGGGGAAGTGACCCGGGCCGGCCCGGCCGCGGTGAGCCGGATTCCAGGAGGCGCAGAGGGGCCCGAGACGGGGCGAGAGCCGAGGAGGAGTACATCGCCCCCACCGAGGAAGACAACCCCACCGCCACCTTGGCCCTGCGCCGGCTGGACCGTGCCAACCTGCCGCCCCGGCCCGACCGTTCGTGA
- a CDS encoding endonuclease/exonuclease/phosphatase family protein, whose protein sequence is MRLNRLDYQANQQITVTYTTTRSSSRNWVGIYADPGNGPVNDQYLGGSLKWKYAPGASGRISIPASGLRAGAYVAYYLHNNGYTWLANPVKFRITNAARTPTGSMSLDRFDHPAGTPVSVTYRTSRPTPRNWVGIFTDPGNGPVNDRFVGRATKWAYAAGSSGRLTIPTDGLSPGHYVAYYLYNDGYRRMASPLKFRILPSTAATTLKVMSFNTWNAATEVSSGLAKATRFIASSRADVVALQETKGYFARDLARTLGWYYHQGTSLGPAIISRYAITQTFGPVLDGRGLGARLNLGAGKEAVVWSVHLVSTPYGPYNACFEGMTPTQIEDIERQPSGRFDQINEILNSAKPQIDAAKSGAAPFFLAGDFNSPSHLDWVPAAASQNCGYPSVNWPTTRAVADAGLKDSYRVVHPDPATSPGDTWAAMVPKNKDFPELDEPQDRIDYVHYTGPATPVSSTVEVRGTPQPEPNHYNNEWVSNHRAVLTTFNLP, encoded by the coding sequence ATGAGACTGAACCGGCTCGACTATCAGGCGAACCAGCAGATCACCGTCACCTACACCACGACCCGGTCCAGCTCCCGCAACTGGGTCGGCATCTACGCCGATCCCGGCAACGGCCCGGTCAACGACCAGTACCTCGGCGGCTCGCTGAAGTGGAAGTACGCTCCCGGCGCCTCCGGCCGGATCTCCATCCCGGCCTCCGGCCTCAGAGCCGGCGCCTACGTGGCCTACTACCTCCACAACAACGGCTACACCTGGCTGGCGAACCCGGTGAAGTTCCGCATCACGAACGCCGCACGGACACCCACCGGCTCGATGAGCCTGGACCGGTTCGACCACCCGGCCGGTACCCCGGTATCGGTCACCTACCGCACCAGCCGGCCCACCCCCCGCAACTGGGTGGGCATCTTCACCGATCCCGGCAACGGCCCGGTCAACGACCGGTTCGTCGGGCGCGCGACCAAGTGGGCATACGCCGCAGGCTCCTCCGGCCGCCTGACGATCCCGACCGACGGCCTCAGCCCAGGCCACTACGTCGCGTACTACCTCTACAACGACGGCTACCGCCGAATGGCCAGCCCCCTGAAATTCCGCATCCTGCCCTCCACCGCGGCCACCACACTGAAAGTGATGTCCTTCAACACCTGGAACGCCGCCACCGAGGTGTCCAGCGGCCTCGCCAAGGCCACCAGATTCATCGCTTCCAGCAGGGCGGACGTAGTGGCCCTACAGGAGACCAAGGGGTACTTCGCCAGGGATCTGGCACGAACCCTGGGCTGGTACTACCACCAAGGCACCAGCCTCGGTCCGGCGATCATCAGCAGGTACGCCATCACACAGACCTTCGGACCCGTGCTGGACGGCCGCGGCCTCGGCGCCCGACTCAACCTGGGCGCCGGCAAAGAAGCCGTGGTGTGGTCGGTCCACCTGGTCTCTACGCCCTACGGGCCGTACAACGCCTGCTTCGAGGGCATGACGCCGACACAGATCGAGGACATCGAGCGGCAACCGTCTGGGCGGTTCGATCAGATCAACGAAATCCTCAACAGTGCGAAGCCCCAGATCGACGCCGCGAAGAGCGGCGCCGCGCCGTTCTTCCTGGCAGGGGACTTCAACTCGCCGTCGCATCTCGACTGGGTGCCCGCCGCCGCGAGCCAAAACTGCGGTTACCCCTCTGTCAACTGGCCCACGACCAGGGCCGTCGCCGACGCCGGGCTCAAAGACTCCTACCGGGTCGTCCACCCCGATCCGGCAACGTCGCCAGGCGACACATGGGCCGCCATGGTCCCCAAGAACAAGGACTTCCCCGAGCTGGACGAACCGCAGGACCGCATCGACTACGTGCACTACACCGGTCCAGCCACACCGGTCAGTTCGACCGTCGAGGTCCGTGGCACCCCCCAGCCGGAACCCAACCATTACAACAACGAATGGGTCAGCAACCACCGCGCGGTCCTGACAACGTTCAACCTGCCCTGA